In the Chromatiaceae bacterium genome, one interval contains:
- a CDS encoding methyl-accepting chemotaxis protein has translation MLRNIPIVPRLLGSITVGGLIVGLVVSSIVYQHVTGGFEASEQRELRAAFSSVTAEIDSLGREAQSLSAAIAGIPDVQQAMLTQDRQRLADMFVPGFKQLKADHQVRQFQFHLPPATSFLRVHKPEKFGDDLSGFRKTVVESNTRSSPIRGLEIGVAGLGVRGVVPIRSGDRHLGTVEMGMSFGQAFFDEYTAAHGVKLALQLNRQGTLEPFASTFTGDLPIDAAHLAQVLAGQPARGTAVLDDVPYGAYADVVRDFSGEVIGVLLVAKDRSFFAQQLASIQLTSLLSGLVGLLLFGLAAWLIGRNVARPIQQATGMMEEISTGDGNLDVGLDTQGKDEIANLAVGFNGFVETIRGLVREVSQASRQVDRVANELVQTATHTSGRMSQQQAETAQIATAMTEMSATVQEVAGRTAEVASTAETTLSTVNNGNAAVDDASRAIHSLADDIRSASETVQRVHGESERIGKVLEVIRGIAEQTNLLALNAAIEAARAGEQGRGFAVVADEVRQLARRTQESTTEIQEMVEGLQSSVQQTVSVMDRSRERADDTVGRAARVNELLSQISASVNTITQMSIQIATAAEEQSHVAEDINRNVTNINHMGEENATAVQHTSAAAQELSQSADRLVAVVGRFKMRDGQAAV, from the coding sequence ATGCTGCGCAATATCCCGATCGTCCCGCGTTTGCTCGGCAGTATCACCGTCGGCGGCCTGATCGTCGGCCTGGTCGTGTCGTCGATCGTCTATCAGCACGTCACCGGCGGATTCGAGGCCTCCGAACAGCGCGAGCTGCGTGCCGCGTTTTCCAGCGTCACGGCCGAGATCGATTCACTCGGCCGCGAGGCGCAGTCGTTGAGCGCCGCGATCGCCGGTATTCCCGATGTCCAGCAGGCGATGCTCACACAGGACCGCCAGCGCCTTGCCGACATGTTCGTGCCGGGCTTCAAGCAACTGAAAGCGGATCACCAGGTCCGGCAGTTCCAGTTCCACCTGCCTCCGGCGACCTCGTTTCTGCGCGTCCACAAACCGGAAAAGTTCGGCGATGACCTGTCCGGTTTCCGTAAGACCGTGGTCGAATCGAACACCAGGTCGTCACCGATTCGCGGCCTGGAGATCGGCGTCGCCGGCCTTGGGGTACGCGGCGTGGTGCCGATCCGGTCCGGCGACCGGCATCTGGGCACGGTCGAGATGGGGATGTCGTTCGGCCAGGCGTTTTTCGACGAGTACACCGCCGCACACGGCGTGAAACTGGCACTGCAGCTCAATCGCCAGGGCACGCTCGAGCCCTTCGCCTCGACCTTCACCGGCGACCTACCGATCGACGCCGCACATCTCGCCCAGGTGCTTGCCGGGCAACCGGCGCGCGGCACAGCGGTACTCGATGACGTCCCCTATGGCGCCTATGCCGATGTCGTACGCGACTTCTCCGGCGAGGTGATCGGCGTATTGCTGGTCGCCAAGGACCGCTCGTTTTTCGCGCAACAGCTGGCGTCCATCCAGCTGACATCGTTGTTGAGCGGCCTGGTCGGCCTGCTGTTGTTCGGCCTGGCCGCCTGGCTCATCGGCAGGAACGTCGCCAGGCCCATCCAGCAAGCGACCGGCATGATGGAGGAGATCTCCACGGGTGATGGCAATCTCGACGTCGGTCTCGACACCCAGGGCAAAGACGAGATCGCCAATCTGGCGGTCGGGTTCAATGGTTTCGTCGAGACGATTCGCGGTCTGGTGCGCGAGGTCAGCCAGGCGAGCCGCCAGGTGGATCGCGTCGCCAATGAACTGGTTCAGACCGCCACGCACACCAGCGGCCGCATGAGCCAGCAACAGGCCGAGACGGCACAGATCGCAACCGCGATGACCGAGATGTCCGCGACGGTACAGGAGGTCGCGGGACGGACCGCCGAAGTCGCATCGACCGCCGAGACGACCCTGTCGACGGTGAACAACGGCAATGCGGCGGTCGACGACGCATCGCGCGCGATCCATTCACTCGCCGACGACATCCGCTCGGCATCAGAAACGGTGCAGCGCGTGCACGGCGAGAGCGAACGCATCGGCAAGGTGCTGGAGGTGATCCGAGGGATCGCGGAACAGACCAACCTGCTGGCACTCAACGCCGCGATCGAAGCGGCGCGTGCCGGCGAACAGGGCCGCGGATTCGCCGTTGTCGCCGACGAGGTACGTCAACTGGCGCGGCGCACCCAGGAGTCGACCACGGAGATCCAGGAGATGGTCGAGGGCCTGCAATCGAGCGTCCAACAGACGGTGTCCGTGATGGACCGCAGCAGGGAGCGTGCCGACGACACCGTGGGGCGCGCCGCCCGGGTGAACGAGCTGCTGAGCCAGATCTCCGCGTCGGTCAATACCATCACCCAGATGTCGATCCAGATCGCGACCGCCGCCGAGGAACAGAGTCACGTGGCCGAAGACATCAACCGCAACGTCACCAATATCAACCACATGGGCGAGGAGAACGCGACGGCGGTACAGCACACCTCGGCGGCCGCGCAAGAACTCTCGCAGAGCGCCGACAGACTGGTCGCCGTCGTCGGCCGATTCAAGATGCGCGACGGACAGGCCGCGGTGTAA
- the mtnA gene encoding S-methyl-5-thioribose-1-phosphate isomerase: protein MHEVTLDIPVTADAAVLWRGDRLYLLDQRQLPRREVFIECKDLHTTAAAIHAMVVRGAPAIGIAAAYGIVLAARDRHRGDPVRWRDAIEVDLQMLAAARPTAVNLFWAITRMRALIAASGDGDPVPALLAEAQSIHAQDRADNQRMGEFGAALIEGPTAVITHCNTGGLATGGWGTALGVIRTAHGQGKIATVYADETRPWLQGARLTAWELVRDAIPVKLIADSAAAACMARGGVSWVIVGSDRIAANGDVANKIGTYGLAVAARHHGVRFMVAAPTSTIDLETPDGDAIPIEQRPAEEVLHCAGQPTTAQGVDAWNPVFDVTPAALVDAIVTERGVIERPDRAKLAAHMQVG, encoded by the coding sequence ATGCACGAAGTCACCCTGGACATCCCCGTAACCGCCGATGCCGCCGTACTGTGGCGCGGTGACCGCTTGTATCTGCTGGATCAGCGTCAGTTGCCGCGGCGCGAGGTGTTCATCGAATGCAAGGACCTACATACGACGGCGGCGGCCATCCATGCGATGGTCGTGCGCGGCGCACCGGCGATCGGCATCGCGGCCGCGTATGGCATCGTTCTCGCGGCGCGCGACCGCCACCGCGGGGATCCGGTTCGCTGGCGCGACGCCATCGAGGTGGATCTGCAGATGCTCGCCGCGGCACGACCGACGGCGGTCAACCTGTTCTGGGCGATCACCCGCATGCGCGCGCTGATCGCGGCGTCGGGCGACGGTGATCCGGTGCCGGCGCTGCTTGCCGAGGCGCAGTCGATCCATGCGCAGGACCGCGCCGACAACCAGCGCATGGGTGAATTTGGCGCCGCGCTGATCGAGGGACCGACGGCGGTGATCACGCATTGCAACACCGGGGGGCTGGCGACCGGTGGTTGGGGAACCGCGCTCGGGGTGATTCGCACCGCCCATGGTCAGGGCAAGATCGCCACCGTGTATGCCGACGAGACGCGGCCCTGGCTTCAGGGGGCGCGGTTGACGGCCTGGGAACTGGTGCGTGACGCGATCCCGGTCAAGTTGATCGCCGACAGTGCCGCGGCGGCGTGCATGGCACGCGGCGGGGTGTCGTGGGTGATCGTGGGCTCGGACCGCATCGCGGCCAACGGTGATGTGGCGAACAAGATCGGCACCTACGGCCTCGCGGTCGCCGCACGCCACCACGGCGTGCGCTTCATGGTTGCCGCTCCGACCTCGACAATCGATCTGGAGACGCCGGACGGGGACGCGATTCCGATCGAACAGCGTCCCGCCGAGGAGGTCCTGCACTGTGCGGGGCAGCCGACCACCGCGCAGGGTGTCGATGCCTGGAACCCGGTGTTCGACGTCACCCCGGCGGCACTGGTCGATGCGATCGTTACCGAACGCGGCGTGATCGAGCGCCCTGATCGTGCCAAGCTGGCGGCGCACATGCAGGTCGGCTGA
- a CDS encoding TRZ/ATZ family hydrolase encodes MQAELLVHADWVVPVEPDGVLQRHSVAIEDGRIKAILPRSEAEQQVTAVQCIDLPGHVLIPGLINAHTHTPMTLFRGLADDLPLMTWLSDHIWPAEARFVHEEFVADGSRLAIAEMLRSGTTCFNDMYFFPDVTGRVASQAGMRAVIGLIVIDFPSAWAGDADQYFDKAIAVHDQFRNDPLVHSAFAPHAPYSVSDAPLRRVQTLASELDLPIHMHVHETLAEVRGGIEQFGCRPIERLRRLDMLHPGLVAVHMTQLEDDEIELIGACGAQLVHCPESNQKLASGHCPVSRLIDAGVNVAIGTDGAASNNDLDMLGEMRSAALQAKAVSANACSVPAETALRMATLNGARALGIADRTGSLSVGKSADIVALDLGTPETQPVYHPVSQLVYAAGREQVRHVWINGRQLLNDRALTTIDLSQTLQRAANWRDRVEAGDTQGV; translated from the coding sequence GTGCAGGCAGAACTTCTCGTCCACGCCGACTGGGTAGTCCCGGTCGAACCCGACGGCGTATTGCAGCGCCACAGTGTCGCGATCGAAGACGGTCGCATCAAGGCGATCCTGCCGCGTAGCGAGGCGGAACAGCAGGTCACGGCGGTGCAGTGCATCGACCTGCCGGGCCACGTCCTGATCCCCGGTCTGATCAATGCACACACGCACACGCCAATGACACTCTTCCGCGGTCTGGCCGACGACCTGCCACTGATGACCTGGCTGAGCGATCACATCTGGCCGGCCGAGGCCCGCTTCGTCCATGAAGAATTCGTCGCCGACGGTTCGCGCCTGGCGATTGCCGAGATGCTGCGCAGCGGCACCACCTGCTTCAACGACATGTATTTCTTCCCGGACGTCACCGGTCGGGTCGCCAGCCAGGCCGGCATGCGCGCGGTGATCGGGCTGATCGTGATCGACTTTCCGTCGGCCTGGGCAGGCGACGCCGACCAGTACTTCGACAAGGCGATCGCGGTGCACGATCAGTTCCGCAACGATCCCCTGGTGCATAGCGCCTTTGCGCCACACGCTCCGTACTCGGTTTCCGACGCCCCGCTCCGCCGCGTGCAGACGCTGGCCAGCGAGCTCGACCTGCCGATCCACATGCACGTTCACGAAACGCTCGCCGAGGTTCGCGGCGGCATCGAACAGTTCGGATGCCGTCCGATCGAGCGCCTGCGCCGACTGGACATGCTCCATCCGGGACTGGTCGCGGTCCACATGACCCAACTCGAGGACGACGAGATCGAGCTGATCGGCGCCTGCGGCGCACAGCTCGTGCACTGCCCGGAATCGAACCAGAAACTGGCCTCCGGGCACTGCCCGGTGTCCCGCCTGATCGATGCCGGCGTCAACGTGGCGATCGGTACCGACGGCGCCGCCAGCAACAACGACCTCGACATGCTGGGCGAGATGCGCAGCGCCGCCCTGCAGGCGAAGGCTGTCAGCGCCAATGCGTGCTCGGTTCCGGCCGAAACGGCACTGCGCATGGCCACACTGAACGGCGCGCGCGCCCTTGGCATCGCCGACCGCACCGGTTCGCTGAGCGTCGGCAAGAGCGCCGATATCGTGGCCCTGGATCTCGGCACCCCGGAGACACAGCCGGTCTATCACCCCGTGTCACAGCTGGTCTACGCCGCTGGACGCGAACAGGTGAGGCACGTCTGGATCAACGGCCGACAGCTGTTGAACGACCGTGCGCTGACCACGATCGATCTGTCGCAGACGCTGCAGCGCGCAGCAAACTGGCGGGATCGGGTCGAGGCCGGCGATACCCAGGGCGTATAA
- the ubiG gene encoding bifunctional 2-polyprenyl-6-hydroxyphenol methylase/3-demethylubiquinol 3-O-methyltransferase UbiG produces MCAAINVDHAEINKFEQLASRWWDPHSEFKPLHEINPLRLDYIDRWAGLKGKQVLDVGCGGGILAESMAARGAQVTGIDMGKAPLEVARLHLLESGLQVDYRQVPVEQLATELPGQFDIVTCMEMLEHVPDPASVISACADLVRPGGQVFLSTINRNPKAYLFAIVGAEYLLRMLPKGTHDFAKFIRPSELARWTRAAGLDTRDITGLTYNPLTGIYRLDPRDVDVNYMVATERPA; encoded by the coding sequence ATGTGTGCAGCCATCAATGTCGATCACGCCGAGATCAACAAATTCGAGCAACTGGCGTCGCGCTGGTGGGATCCGCACAGCGAGTTCAAACCGCTGCACGAGATCAACCCGCTGCGCCTCGACTACATAGATCGATGGGCCGGCCTGAAGGGCAAGCAGGTGCTCGACGTCGGCTGCGGCGGTGGCATTCTCGCCGAGTCGATGGCGGCACGTGGCGCACAGGTGACCGGCATCGATATGGGGAAGGCACCGCTCGAGGTGGCACGCCTGCACCTGCTGGAAAGCGGGCTTCAGGTGGACTATCGGCAGGTGCCGGTTGAACAACTCGCGACCGAGCTCCCCGGACAGTTCGACATCGTCACCTGCATGGAGATGCTGGAGCACGTTCCCGACCCGGCATCGGTGATCAGCGCCTGCGCGGACCTGGTGAGACCGGGCGGGCAGGTGTTCCTCTCGACCATCAACCGCAACCCCAAGGCCTACCTGTTCGCGATCGTCGGTGCGGAGTACCTGTTGCGGATGCTCCCCAAAGGCACGCATGACTTTGCGAAGTTCATCAGGCCTTCGGAACTGGCGCGCTGGACGCGCGCCGCGGGGCTGGACACGCGCGACATCACGGGGCTGACCTACAACCCCCTGACCGGCATCTATCGCCTGGATCCGCGCGATGTCGACGTCAATTACATGGTGGCCACCGAACGACCTGCATGA
- a CDS encoding HAD-IA family hydrolase, protein MTLRASSSPTVLFDLDGTLADTAPDLAYALNRTLEQYGQPTLPYAKIRPVASFGSVALIRLGFGLDRDEPGFAERQGFLLDVYSANLCRETSLFDGMSTVLETLRDRGTPWGIVTNKPRWLTEPLIDAMGLGLLTRCIVSGDTCAQRKPHPQPILHACGLLGSDPADTWYVGDAGRDVQAGRAAGCTTVGALYGYLHPDDPPEAWLADYTIDRPEQLLALLDRDSAPT, encoded by the coding sequence ATGACCCTGCGCGCCTCGTCATCTCCGACGGTGCTGTTCGACCTGGACGGCACCCTGGCCGACACCGCCCCCGACCTGGCGTACGCGCTCAACCGTACGCTGGAGCAGTACGGTCAGCCCACCCTGCCCTATGCGAAGATCCGCCCGGTGGCCTCCTTCGGATCCGTGGCGCTGATCCGCCTGGGCTTCGGCCTGGACCGTGACGAGCCAGGATTCGCCGAACGGCAGGGCTTTCTGCTCGATGTGTATTCGGCCAACCTGTGTCGGGAAACGTCGTTGTTCGACGGTATGTCCACGGTATTGGAGACGCTGCGCGACCGTGGGACACCCTGGGGGATAGTCACCAACAAGCCCCGTTGGCTCACCGAACCGCTGATCGATGCGATGGGGCTCGGCCTCCTGACCCGTTGCATCGTCAGCGGCGATACCTGCGCGCAGCGCAAACCGCATCCGCAGCCCATTCTGCACGCCTGCGGTCTGCTGGGCAGCGACCCGGCCGATACCTGGTACGTCGGCGATGCCGGTCGCGACGTGCAGGCCGGGCGCGCGGCCGGCTGCACCACGGTCGGGGCGCTATACGGTTATCTGCACCCCGATGATCCACCAGAGGCCTGGCTCGCGGATTACACCATTGATCGCCCCGAGCAGCTGCTGGCGCTGCTGGACCGGGACAGTGCCCCTACCTGA
- a CDS encoding squalene/phytoene synthase family protein: protein MPLPEASEWGFPNPSTPFGSAVYYAIRFSPAEERLRNALLYAWHDTVRQIADCPSDPGVARLKLDWWREEVSRMATGTAQHPLALRLQELALDRQALESMHALLQAAEAAVLLPQPADDRQFAAACRARLGEFFVLLATAGGQPRDGSRESGAYCEAIDRIRRLHSAPHGAPSELVEALRHSASVASRTTRVDALLDQFEVPTGSTRAQLTPFARRLLALAEAMHEKLRRKGYPVDETAIDRPPIANLWTAWRCR from the coding sequence GTGCCCCTACCTGAAGCATCGGAGTGGGGCTTTCCGAATCCATCCACACCGTTCGGTTCGGCGGTGTACTACGCGATCCGTTTCAGCCCTGCCGAGGAACGCCTGCGCAATGCCTTGCTGTACGCCTGGCATGACACGGTCCGGCAGATCGCCGACTGTCCATCCGACCCCGGAGTGGCACGTCTGAAACTCGACTGGTGGCGCGAAGAGGTCTCACGGATGGCGACCGGAACCGCGCAGCACCCGTTGGCGCTCCGCCTGCAGGAGCTGGCACTGGACCGGCAGGCGCTGGAGTCCATGCATGCACTGTTGCAGGCCGCCGAGGCGGCGGTCCTGCTTCCCCAACCCGCCGACGACCGGCAGTTCGCCGCGGCCTGCCGCGCCCGCCTCGGCGAGTTTTTCGTGCTCCTCGCAACGGCGGGCGGCCAGCCGCGGGATGGGTCCCGCGAAAGTGGCGCCTATTGCGAGGCGATAGACCGTATCCGGCGGCTGCATTCGGCGCCGCACGGTGCACCTTCGGAACTCGTCGAGGCATTGCGCCACAGCGCCTCGGTTGCGTCACGCACAACCCGCGTGGACGCGCTTTTGGATCAGTTCGAGGTGCCCACGGGGTCGACGCGCGCCCAGCTGACACCCTTCGCCCGTCGACTGCTGGCCCTGGCGGAAGCAATGCACGAAAAGCTGCGGCGGAAAGGTTATCCTGTCGACGAAACAGCCATCGACCGACCGCCGATCGCCAATCTATGGACGGCATGGCGCTGCCGCTGA
- a CDS encoding YciK family oxidoreductase, with protein MQQDYKPSDDLLENRVILVTGAGDGIGRAAALAFAAHGATVVLLGKTVSKLEAVYDKIERAGGPEPAIFPMQLEGATPYDYGELAHAIDSNLGRLDGILHNAALHPYLSRIKDYETEDWLKVIQVNLNAPFMITQACLPLLERSPDASVVFTTDAAGRRGKAYWGAYGASKFAIEGLTQTLAAELENTPIRVNCIDPGPTRTAMRKRLFPGEDNATLKAPEVLMPLYLWAIGPDSQGVTGQRLTWEQSEPLG; from the coding sequence ATGCAGCAAGACTACAAACCAAGCGACGACCTCCTCGAAAACCGCGTCATCCTCGTGACTGGCGCCGGTGACGGCATCGGTCGCGCGGCGGCACTCGCGTTTGCGGCGCACGGCGCAACCGTCGTGCTGCTGGGCAAAACGGTCAGCAAACTCGAGGCCGTCTACGACAAGATCGAGCGCGCGGGTGGGCCCGAACCGGCGATCTTTCCCATGCAGCTGGAAGGTGCGACGCCGTACGACTACGGTGAGCTGGCACACGCGATCGACAGCAACCTGGGGCGCCTGGACGGCATCTTGCACAATGCGGCACTGCACCCCTATCTGAGCCGCATAAAGGACTACGAGACCGAGGATTGGCTCAAGGTGATACAGGTCAATCTGAACGCGCCGTTCATGATCACCCAGGCCTGTCTGCCTCTCCTCGAGCGCTCGCCCGATGCGAGCGTCGTGTTTACGACCGACGCGGCGGGACGACGCGGCAAGGCCTACTGGGGTGCCTACGGGGCGTCGAAGTTCGCGATCGAGGGCCTGACCCAGACGCTTGCCGCCGAGCTCGAAAACACCCCGATCCGGGTAAACTGTATCGATCCGGGACCCACCCGCACGGCCATGCGCAAACGCCTCTTTCCCGGCGAGGACAATGCGACGCTGAAGGCACCCGAAGTGCTGATGCCACTGTATCTGTGGGCGATCGGTCCTGACAGCCAGGGTGTTACCGGGCAACGTCTCACGTGGGAGCAAAGCGAGCCGCTCGGCTGA
- a CDS encoding glycogen/starch/alpha-glucan phosphorylase, translating into MLGIDNGNNRERTRTGRSVDVLKRAILDNLFYVQGRYPDVATKNDWYLALAYTIRDRMLHRWIATSQTYKNTQARTVCFLSAEYLTGPQLGVNLINLEIWDNVHAALRELGLDFDELLDQEPEPGLGNGGLGRLAACYLDSLATLEIPAIGYGIRYEFGMFDQCIDDGWQVELTDKWLLHGNPWELPRPKLTFDVFFGGHTEHYQDDHGRHHVRWIPERVVRGIAYDTPVMGFGVNTVNLLRLWKSEAPESFDFAAFNVGDYFGAVDKKVVSENLSKVLYPNDDRHAGKRLRLEQQYFFVSCALRDMIRIQQRSGVGLDRFHEKYACQLNDTHPAIAVLELLRLLIDEHQMEWDTAWDVTRRTFSYTNHTLLPEALEKWSLELFGSVLPRHQELLLEVNRRFLDDVRIKYRGRDEGRITHLSLIEQNGDEYVRMANLACVGSHTINGVAALHTDLLRSTVLKDFHELWPEKFTNVTNGVSPRRFMRLANPWMSELLGERIGCDWVRDLSLLKNLEAHADDTALLDTWYAAKQQAKIRLAAMIKERNGLQVDPESLFDAQVKRIHEYKRQHLNLLHIVALYNRIKDDPNLDVVPRTFIFGGKAAPGYTMAKLIIKAINAVAEVINNDPEVRDRIKVVFLPNFNVKNGQFIYPAADLSEQISTAGKEASGTGNMKFSMNGALTIGTLDGANIEIRAAVGDENFYLFGLTAEQVEHTLQQGYDPRARYLDNVELRAAIDLMNSGLFAHGDRDLFAALTGNLLHRDSYLVLADFPAYLQAQAEVSDHWRDRQQWARKSLLNVSRMGGFSSDRAIREYATRIWRVGRTPVEIP; encoded by the coding sequence ATGCTCGGTATCGACAACGGAAACAACCGCGAACGGACTCGCACCGGCCGAAGTGTCGATGTCCTGAAGCGGGCAATCCTCGACAATCTGTTCTACGTGCAAGGTCGCTATCCGGATGTCGCGACCAAGAACGACTGGTACCTCGCACTCGCCTACACGATCCGCGACCGCATGCTGCACCGCTGGATCGCGACCTCGCAGACCTACAAGAACACCCAGGCACGCACCGTGTGTTTTCTATCGGCAGAGTACCTCACCGGGCCACAGCTGGGTGTCAACCTGATCAACCTGGAGATCTGGGACAACGTACATGCGGCGCTGCGTGAGCTCGGACTGGACTTCGACGAGCTGCTCGACCAGGAGCCTGAGCCGGGCTTGGGTAACGGAGGGCTCGGCCGACTGGCCGCCTGTTACCTCGATTCGCTGGCGACCCTGGAGATCCCTGCGATCGGCTACGGGATCCGTTATGAATTCGGCATGTTCGATCAATGCATCGACGATGGTTGGCAGGTCGAACTCACAGACAAATGGCTGTTGCACGGCAACCCATGGGAACTGCCGCGGCCGAAACTGACTTTTGACGTGTTTTTCGGCGGGCATACCGAGCATTACCAGGACGATCATGGCCGCCACCACGTACGCTGGATTCCGGAACGTGTGGTCCGCGGTATCGCCTACGACACGCCGGTGATGGGGTTCGGCGTCAATACCGTCAATCTGCTACGACTCTGGAAATCCGAGGCGCCCGAGTCCTTCGACTTCGCCGCGTTCAACGTCGGCGACTATTTCGGCGCGGTGGACAAGAAGGTCGTCTCGGAGAACCTCTCCAAGGTTTTGTATCCCAACGACGACCGGCATGCCGGCAAGCGTCTGCGTCTCGAGCAGCAGTACTTCTTTGTCAGCTGCGCATTGCGCGACATGATCCGCATTCAGCAACGCAGTGGCGTCGGGTTGGACAGGTTTCACGAAAAGTACGCCTGCCAGCTCAACGATACCCATCCGGCAATTGCAGTGCTGGAACTGCTGCGACTGCTGATCGATGAGCATCAGATGGAGTGGGACACGGCATGGGATGTCACCCGCCGAACCTTTTCCTACACCAATCACACGCTGCTCCCCGAAGCGCTGGAGAAGTGGTCGCTGGAGCTGTTCGGCAGCGTGCTGCCACGCCACCAGGAGCTCTTGCTCGAAGTGAACCGACGGTTTCTCGATGACGTCAGGATCAAGTACCGCGGTCGCGACGAAGGCCGCATCACGCACCTGTCATTGATCGAGCAGAACGGCGACGAGTACGTCCGAATGGCCAACCTCGCCTGCGTCGGCAGCCACACGATAAATGGCGTAGCGGCGCTACATACCGATCTGTTGCGCTCGACCGTGTTGAAAGACTTTCACGAACTGTGGCCCGAAAAATTCACCAACGTGACCAACGGTGTCAGTCCGCGCCGCTTCATGCGCCTGGCCAATCCGTGGATGAGCGAGCTACTCGGCGAACGCATCGGCTGCGACTGGGTGCGCGATCTCTCGCTGCTGAAAAACCTCGAGGCACATGCCGATGACACGGCGCTTCTCGACACGTGGTATGCCGCCAAGCAACAGGCGAAGATCCGACTCGCCGCGATGATAAAGGAACGCAACGGTCTGCAGGTCGATCCCGAATCGTTGTTCGACGCACAGGTCAAGCGCATCCACGAGTACAAGCGGCAACATCTGAATCTGCTGCATATCGTGGCCCTGTACAACCGCATCAAGGACGATCCGAACCTCGATGTGGTGCCGCGCACCTTCATCTTCGGTGGCAAGGCCGCACCCGGCTACACCATGGCCAAGCTGATCATCAAGGCGATCAACGCGGTTGCCGAAGTGATCAACAACGATCCCGAGGTCCGCGACCGCATCAAGGTGGTTTTCCTGCCCAACTTCAACGTCAAGAACGGGCAGTTCATCTATCCAGCCGCCGACCTCTCCGAGCAGATATCGACCGCCGGCAAAGAGGCATCGGGTACCGGCAACATGAAATTCTCGATGAACGGTGCCCTGACCATCGGTACGCTGGACGGCGCGAACATCGAGATCCGGGCGGCGGTTGGCGACGAAAACTTCTATCTGTTCGGCCTCACCGCGGAACAGGTGGAACACACCCTGCAGCAGGGTTACGATCCACGCGCCAGGTATCTCGATAATGTCGAACTGCGTGCAGCGATCGACCTGATGAACTCAGGCCTGTTCGCCCACGGCGACCGGGATCTGTTCGCTGCGCTGACCGGCAACCTGCTACACCGGGACAGCTATCTCGTGTTGGCCGATTTTCCCGCTTATCTGCAGGCCCAGGCCGAGGTCAGCGACCATTGGCGCGACCGACAACAATGGGCCCGGAAATCTCTTCTGAACGTCAGCCGGATGGGCGGGTTCTCTTCGGATCGGGCGATCCGGGAGTACGCGACCCGCATCTGGCGGGTCGGCCGGACACCCGTGGAGATCCCCTGA